Proteins encoded by one window of Camelus dromedarius isolate mCamDro1 chromosome 27, mCamDro1.pat, whole genome shotgun sequence:
- the TNFAIP8L1 gene encoding tumor necrosis factor alpha-induced protein 8-like protein 1 — MDTFSTKSLALQAQKKLLSKMASRAVAGAFIDDASSEVLDELYRATKEFTRSRKEAQKVVKNLVKVAVKLGVLLRAGQLGGEELARLQRFRQQARRLAMTAVSFHQVDFTFDRRVLAAALLECRDLLHQAAGPHLTAKSHGRINHVFSHFADCDFLAALYGPTEPYRSHLRRICEGLSRMLDEDSI; from the coding sequence ATGGACACCTTCAGCACCAAGAGCCTGGCCCTGCAGGCCCAGAAGAAGCTCCTGAGCAAGATGGCATCCAGGGCGGTGGCGGGGGCCTTCATCGACGATGCGAGCAGCGAGGTGCTGGATGAGCTGTACCGCGCCACCAAGGAGTTCACCCGCAGCCGCAAGGAGGCCCAGAAGGTGGTCAAGAACCTGGTCAAGGTGGCCGTGAAGCTGGGCGTCCTGCTGCGCGCCGGGCAGCTGGGCGGCGAGGAGCTGGCGCGGCTGCAGCGCTTCCGCCAGCAAGCCCGCCGCCTGGCCATGACCGCCGTCAGCTTCCACCAGGTGGACTTCACCTTCGACCGGCGCGTGCTGGCCGCCGCCCTGCTCGAGTGCCGGGACCTGCTGCACCAGGCGGCCGGCCCGCACCTGACTGCCAAGTCCCACGGCCGCATCAACCACGTGTTCAGCCACTTTGCCGACTGCGACTTCCTGGCCGCACTCTACGGCCCCACCGAGCCCTACCGCTCCCACCTGCGCAGGATCTGCGAGGGCCTCAGCAGGATGCTGGACGAGGACAGCATTTGA
- the MYDGF gene encoding myeloid-derived growth factor, whose translation MAAPSGSRQGGGASLWAALLLAAVALRPAGAVSEPTTVAFDVRPGGVVHSFSHSVGPGDKYTCAFTYASQGGTNERWQMSLGTSEDHQHFTCTIWRPQGKSYLYFTQFKAEVRGAEIEYGMAYSKAAFERESDVPLKNEEFEVTKTAVSHRPGTFKAELSKLVIVAKAMRSEL comes from the exons ATGGCGGCGCCCAGCGGAAGTAGGCAAGGCGGCGGCGCGAGCTTGTGGGCCGCGCTGCTCCTGGCGGCTGTGGCGCTGAGGCCGGCGGGGGCGGTGTCCGAGCCCACGACGGTGGCGTTTGACGTGCGGCCCGGCGGCGTCGTGCACTCCTTCTCCCACAGCGTGGGCCCTGGG GACAAATACACCTGTGCATTCACCTATGCATCTCAAGGAGGGACCAATGAG AGGTGGCAGATGAGTCTGGGGACCAGTGAAGACCACCAGCACTTCACCTGCACCATCTGGAG GCCGCAGGGCAAGTCCTACCTGTACTTCACGCAGTTCAAGGCGGAGGTGCGGGGCGCCGAGATCGAGTACGGTATGGCCTAT TCAAAAGCTGCTTTTGAAAGAGAGAGTGATGTTCCCCTGAAGAATGAGGAATTTGAAGTGACCAAAACAGCAG TGTCCCACAGGCCTGGGACCTTCAAGGCTGAGCTGTCTAAGCTGGTGATCGTGGCCAAGGCGATGCGCAGTGAGCTCTGA